A part of Thermotoga petrophila RKU-1 genomic DNA contains:
- a CDS encoding inorganic phosphate transporter has product MFILLLPSLFLGWSLGANDAANVFGPFVGSGLISYRKATMVASIFVILGSVLGGARGLQNISSLSTSDLLLSSIAVLSGAITVTIMTKLGIPVSTSQAVVGGIIGANVTVMGIGGIDFSALTKILTVWFLTPVGAFFLSLIFYPALSFLFRRIPSIQIQDRVIKTSAWIIGAYGAFSLGANNIANVTGVFAGKILTIEQAAFLGGISIAIGILTYSKNVMLTVGKNLIELDHFTSLIAVLSQAMVVWIFSLIGIPVSSSQAIVGAVLGAGYSKGMNLGNKKVLIRILSGWFLTPAVSGTLSFLLTSLIK; this is encoded by the coding sequence TTGTTCATACTCCTTTTACCTTCTCTCTTTCTGGGATGGTCGCTGGGTGCCAACGATGCGGCGAACGTTTTCGGTCCCTTTGTGGGATCTGGTCTCATTTCTTACAGAAAAGCCACCATGGTGGCGAGCATTTTCGTGATTTTGGGTTCTGTTCTTGGAGGAGCGAGGGGGCTTCAGAATATCAGTTCTCTGAGCACTTCCGATTTACTTCTCTCCAGTATCGCTGTTCTTTCGGGTGCAATTACAGTCACGATCATGACAAAGCTTGGGATACCCGTTTCCACATCTCAAGCTGTGGTCGGAGGTATAATAGGAGCCAATGTCACGGTAATGGGCATTGGTGGAATTGATTTTTCTGCACTCACGAAAATACTTACTGTGTGGTTTTTAACACCAGTTGGAGCGTTTTTCTTGAGCCTCATCTTCTATCCAGCTCTTTCGTTTCTCTTCAGGAGAATTCCCAGCATTCAAATTCAAGACAGAGTAATAAAAACTTCCGCGTGGATCATAGGTGCTTACGGTGCGTTTTCCTTGGGAGCGAACAACATCGCAAACGTAACAGGAGTGTTCGCCGGAAAGATCCTGACGATCGAGCAAGCAGCCTTTCTGGGAGGAATCAGTATAGCCATCGGAATTCTCACCTACAGTAAAAACGTAATGCTGACGGTGGGGAAAAATCTAATAGAATTAGATCACTTTACTTCTCTTATAGCGGTTTTATCACAGGCAATGGTTGTGTGGATTTTCAGCTTGATAGGAATCCCAGTTTCTTCATCTCAGGCCATTGTGGGAGCCGTTCTGGGAGCTGGTTACTCAAAGGGTATGAATCTGGGAAATAAGAAAGTTTTAATAAGGATTTTGAGTGGGTGGTTTTTAACCCCCGCAGTTTCCGGTACCCTTTCTTTTTTGTTGACATCTCTGATAAAATAA